CCTCGGTGGCCGCGACCGCGGCCGAGCAGCTCGCCGCCCTCGGCTGCGCGGAGGTCAGCGTGCTCGACGTCACAGTCTCCGGTGCGGGCGGGCCGGAGGCCGCCGCCCGGCGGGCGCGCTATGCGGCGCTGAGCGAGGCGCGCACCCACCCCGATCAACTCGTCCTGCTCGGTCATACCCGGGACGACCAGGCCGAGACGGTGCTCCTCGGGCTCGGGCGGGGCTCCGGCCCGCGCTCCATCGCAGGCATGCGCCCGCTGGACCCTCCGTGGGCCCGTCCGCTGCTGGACTGCGCCCGCGCGACCACCCTGGCCGCCTGCGCGGATCTGGGCGTCCGGCCCTGGGAGGACCCGCACAACACCGAGGCGCGGTTCACGCGGGTCCGGCTGCGCCACGAGGTGCTGCCCCTGCTGGAGGAGGTCCTTCATGGCGGAGTGGCAGGCGCGCTCGCCAGGACCGCCGAGCAGGTGCGGGACGACCTCGCCGCGCTGGACGACTGGGCCGAACGTGCGCTGACGCAGGCGCGTGACGAGTGTCACGTCGATTGGCTGACGGTCGACTCGCTGGATCCGCTGCCCGCCGCCGTCCGGACGAGGGTGCTCCGGTCCTGGCTCCGAGGTCTGGGTGTCCGCGACCTGTCCGCCGGGCAGCTGCGCGCGGTCGACGAGCTGGTCTCCCGGTGGCGCGGCCAGGGCGGTGTGTGGCTGCCCGGCGGGTTGGTGGCCGCGCGAGCGCATGGCAGGCTTGCCCTCCGGACGCCGGATCGACGTCACGGCGGCGATCGGCTTCCGCCTCCGGCCGAACCGCACGGCCCGAGTGCCGCACCGCTTGAGTAGAGAGGGGAAGCCGAGCCGTGTACGACGGCGACATCGCTTCCGTGCTGATCACCGAACAGCAGATCCAGGAGAAGGTCACCGAGCTGGCCGCCGAGTTGGCCGCCGAGTACCAGCGGGAGGACGGGTCCTCCGACCTCCTGCTGGTCGGCGTCCTCAAGGGCGCGGTGATGTTCATGACCGACCTGGCTCGCGCCCTGCCGATCCCCACCCAGCTCGAGTTCATGGCCGTCAGCTCCTACGGCTCCGGCACCTCGTCCTCCGGCGTCGTGCGCATCCTCAAGGACCTCGACCGCGACATCACCGGTCGGGACGTGCTCATCGTCGAGGACATCATCGACTCGGGCCTCACGCTGTCCTGGCTGTTGAAGAACCTCGCGTCCCGGTCGCCTCGGTCGTTGGAGGTGTGCACGCTGCTGCGCAAGCCGGACGCGGTCCAGGTGGACGTCCCCGTGCGCTTCGTCGGCTACGACATCCCCAACGAGTTCGTCGTCGGCTACGGCCTGGACTACGCCGAGCGCTACCGGGACCTGCCCTACGTGGGCACGCTGGAGCCTCGGGTCTACTCCGGCTGAGCGGTCTGCCGCCGGTGGTGGGCTCGGCACAGGCGTGTCGTGGCCGCCTGGCGGCTCGCCTTCGACGTCCCCCGGATGTGACGTGAAGCGCTCATCCGGTGGACGTCGGGAACTTCTCCGGCCGCCCTGCGTTGAGCCACCGTGAGTGAGCAGTGTTCGGGGGGTGTCGGCTCTGCCGGCCTCCCCACCGCTCGACGCAGTTGATGAGGCGCCGGGCGGTACGCTGGTCGGAACGGGGTCCCCGTCACGTCGGCGGGTTGCCCACCCCATGCGTCTGATGGAGGGTCGAGGCCGAAAGGCGGCCGTAGCCGAATGGACCGTAAGCGCCTGCTCCGTAATCCGCTGCTCTGGATCATGGCAGTCCTGCTGCTGTGGCTGGGGCTCAGCGCCCTGTTCGACGACACCCGTGGTTACGAGCAGGTGACGACGTCCACGGCTCTGGAACAGATCACCAGCGGCAATGTCCGCGAGGCCGTGCTGGAGGACCGTGAGCAGCAGCTCCGGTTGACGCTGGAGAACCCGCTCAACGGGAACACCCAGCTCATCAGCCAGTTCCCGGCCCAGGCCACCGATGACTTCACTCAGGCGCTCATCGACGCCGACATTCCCGATGACTGGGACACCACGGTCACCCAGGACTCGCTGCTCTTCCAGGTCCTGATCTACCTGATCCCGCTCGGCCTGCTCCTGCTGCTGCTCATGTGGATGATGAACAACTCCCAGGGCGGCGGCAACCGGGTCATGAACTTCGGCAAGTCCAAGGCCAAGCAGCTCAACAAGGACATGCCGCAGACCAGCTTCTCCGACGTGGCCGGTGCGCAGGAGGCCGTCGACGAGCTGTACGAGATCAAGGACTTCCTCCAGTCGCCGGGCCGATACCAGGCCCTCGGCGCGAAGATCCCCAAGGGCGTGCTGCTCTACGGCCCGCCCGGCACCGGAAAGACGCTGCTCGCCCGCGCCGTCGCAGGCGAGGCGGGCGTGCCGTTCTATTCCATCTCCGGTTCCGACTTCGTCGAGATGTTCGTCGGCGTCGGCGCCTCGCGAGTCCGTGACCTGTTCGAACAGGCCAAGCAGAACGCGCCCTGCATCATCTTCGTCGACGAGATCGACGCGGTGGGCAGGCAGCGCGGCGCGGGCCTCGGTGGCGGGCACGACGAGCGTGAGCAGACGCTGAATCAGCTGCTGGTCGAGATGGACGGTTTCGACTCGCGCGGCGGCATCATCCTGATCGCGGCCACCAACCGGCCGGACATCCTCGACCCGGCACTGCTGCGTCCCGGCCGGTTCGACCGACAGATCCCGGTCGCGGCGCCGGACATGGCGGGCCGAAAGGCGATCCTCCAGGTTCATTCGAAGGGCAAGCCCCTTGACTCCGACGTCGACCTGGTCTCGCTGGCCAAGCGGACGGTCGGGATGTCGGGCGCGGACCTGGCGAACGTGATCAACGAGGCCGCGCTGCTGACCGCCCGGCAGAACGGGCAGCTCATCAACGGGGCGTCGCTCGAGGAGTCGGTCGACCGCGTCATCGGCGGCCCCGCGCGTCGCAGCCGAGTCGTCTCCGAGAAGGAGAAGAAGCTCGTCGCGTACCACGAGGGCGGTCACGCGCTCGCGGCCTGGGCGATGCCCGACCTGGAGCCGGTCTACAAGCTGACGATCCTGCCCCGGGGCCGTACCGGCGGTCATGCCCTCGTCGTCCCGGAGGACGACAAGGAGCTGATGACCCGCTCGGAGATGATCGGCAGGCTGGTGTTCGCCCTCGGCGGACGCTCGGCCGAGGAGCTGGTCTTCCACGAGCCGACCACCGGCGCGTCCTCGGACATCGACCAGGCGACGAAGATCGCCAGGGCGATGGTCACCGAGTACGGCATGAGCGCCCGCCTCGGTGCGGTCAAGTACGGCAAGGACGAGGGCGACCCGTTCCTCGGTCGGTCGATGGGCAGCCAGCCCAACTACTCGCTGGAAGCCGCGCACGAGATCGACAAGGAGGTGCGCGCGCTCATCGAGGCCGCGCACACCGAGGCGTGGGAGATCCTGCGGACCTACCGGGACGTCTTGGACGACCTGGTGCGGGAGCTGCTCGACAAGGAGACCCTCCAGCGCCGTGACCTGGAGCGGATCTTCGCGGGCGTGGAGAAGCGGCCGAGGATCACCGCCTTCAACGACTTCGGCGGCCGGACGCCGTCCGACAAGCCGCCGATCAAGAGCCCTGCGGAGCTGGCGAAAGAGCGCGGCGAGCCGTGGCCGCCGCTGGTCGAGGAGGCGCCGACCCCGGTCGGCTCGGCCGCGGGTGGTGGCGACCTGCCCGGCGGTCCGCCCGGATCGCACCCGGAGGGCAGGCTGCCCGGCGACGGGCACTCCCCGCGTGAGGGACTGCCCCCGCACGACGCGGAGCCGCCTCGGGCCTACCCCGGCGAGCCGGAGCCGGACCCGGCCACTCGGCAGCACCCGGTTCCCTCGGGTGCGGGTGCGCAGGAGATGAACCACAACGGCAGCTCCAACAGCGTCGGTTCCGGCCCGCCGAACTACGGTGCACCGCCCGGATGGACGCCCGCGACCTCGCCGTCCGGCCCGCCGAGCTCATGGACGCCGTCCTGGGAGCGCCAGTCCGGACCCGCCTGGGAGCGTCGGGACGAGTCGGCCCCGAGCAGCGGTCCCGACGGAACGGAACGGATCAGCCGGGACGATCTCAACGCCAGGCCGCCCGCCGACGACGAGGACCGGGGAGACGGTGGTGGTCGCTGACCCCGCCGATGCGGAGGATGCGATGACCGACCTGATCAGCGAGTACGACACGGTCGGTCAGGCGTCCGACTCGTCAGCTCGGCCCGCGTTCGACCGGACGCGGGCCGAGGCGGCGGTCCGCGAACTGCTCCTGGCCTGTGGCGAGGACCCGGACCGCGAGGGGTTGCAGGAGACGCCCGCTCGGGTCGCCAGGGCATACCAGGAGATGTTCGCGGGCCTGTTCACCGATCCCGACGCGGTGCTGGACAAGACCTTCGACGAGGGGCACGACGAGCTGGTGCTCGTCACCGACATCCCCGTCTACAGCTACTGCGAGCACCACCTGCTGCCGTTCCACGGCTCCGCGCACGTCGGGTACATCCCGAACACGGAGGGCCGGGTCACCGGGCTGTCCAAGCTGGCGCGGGTGGTCGACCTGTACGCCAGGCGACCGCAGGTGCAGGAACGGCTCACCTCACAGGTGGCGGACGCGCTGGTGCGCAAGCTCAATCCCCGAGGCGTCATCGTGGTGATGGAGGCGGAGCATCTCTGCATGTCGATGCGCGGAGTGCGCAAGCCCGGCGCGCGGACGACGACCTCGGCCGTCCGGGGCCTGTTGCGCTCCTCGCCGTCCTCGCGTGCCGAGGCCCTCGATCTGATTCGGAGGCATTAGGCGTGCACCGGCTGCTGCCCGACCCCGGTCGCTGCACGGTGATGGGCGTGCTCAACGTGACCCCCGACTCGTTCTCCGACGGAGGCCGATACCTGGACCGGGACGAGGCGGTGGCGCACGGCATCACGATGTTCCACGCGGGCGCCGATCTGGTCGACGTCGGCGGCGAGTCCACTCGGCCCGGCGCCGATCGAGTGCCTGCCGACGTGGAACGAGATCGGGTGGTCCCCGTCATCGCGGAGCTGGTGGCGGCAGGGGTGCCGGTGAGCATCGACACGACCCGATCCGCCGTGGCAGAGGCCGCGGTGGCGGCGGGCGCGATCCTGGTGAACGACGTGTCGGGCGGTCTGGCGGACGATCGGATGGCCAAGGTGGTCGCCGACGCCGACGTGCCCTGGGTCCTGATGCACTGGCGTGGCCACAGCAGGCAGATGCAGGAACTGGCCGTCTACGACGACGTCGTGGTGGAGGTGCGCCGGGAGCTGTCCGCCAGAGTGGACGCCGCGGTGGCCGCCGGCGTCGCCGAGTCGGCACTGGTACTCGATCCCGGTCTTGGATTCGCCAAGACCGGCGTGCACAACTGGCAGCTCCTCGGGGGGCTGGGCGAGTTGCGCTCGCTGGGACTGCCGATCCTGATCGGTGCGTCTCGCAAGCGGTTCCTCGGCGCGGTGCTGGCCGACGACGCAGGCCGTCCTCGGCCCGCCGACGGCCGCGAGGTGGCAGGCGCGGTGATCTCGGGTCTGTCGGCGCGAGCCGGGGCCTGGGGCGTTCGGGTGCACGACGTGGTCAACTCCCTGGACGCGGTGAAGGTGGCCGCCGCGTGGACCGAGGGGAGCAGAGGATGACCGATCGGATCGTTCTGACGGGCCTGCGGGTTCGCGGCAGGCACGGTGTCTTCGAACATGAACGCCGGGACGGCCAGGAGTTCGTCGTGGACGTCACGGTGTGGATCGACACCGCCCGTGCCGCGCAGACCGACGACGTGATCGACACGGTGGACTACGGCCTGCTCGCTCGGCGGGTGGCCGAGATCGTCGGCGGCGAGCCGAGGAACCTGATCGAGACGGTCGCCACCGAGGCCGCCGACTCCGTTCTCGCCGATGCGCGTGTGCACGCCGTCGAGGTGACGGTGCACAAGCCGGAGGCGCCGATCCCGCTGGACTTCGCCGACGTCGCGGTGACCGTGCGTCGGTCGCGGCGGGCGGGCCGGGGGCGGGCGGACTGATGAGCCGCGCGGTGCTCTCGCTCGGCTCCAATCTGGGCGACCGCCTGGCCATGCTGCGGCTCGCGGTGACGGGTTTCGGCGCCTCCGTGCAGGCGGTGTCGCCGGTCTACGAGACCGCGCCGTGGGGTGTGCTGGACCAGCCCGACTTCCTCAACGCGGTGCTGATCGTCGAGGATGCCGACGTCGACGCCTGGGGCTGGTTGCGCCGGGGGCAGGCGCTGGAGTCCGAGGCGGGACGGGTTCGGGAAATCCGGTGGGGGCCCCGCACGCTGGACGTCGACGTGGTGACCGTCGACGGGGTCCGTTCCGAGGACCCCGAGCTGCTGCTGCCGCATCCCGGCACGGCGGACCGGGCGAGCGTTCTGGTGCCGTGGCATGACCTGGAGCCTGCGGCGGTGCTGCCGGGACGGGGGCCGATCACGGCGCTGCTGACGAAGCTGGACACCTCCGGGGTGCGTCGCGTCGAGGCGGGGCTGCCCGGTGCGTCGGAAGTGCTGTGAGCCCGAGGAGCGGACGGCGATGCGAAGGGGGCGCGGATGAAGTTCACCCGGATGCGTGATCTCGCGGCGACCACGATCATCGTGGGGCTGCTGATCAACCTGATCGTGCAGGTCTCGTACGGGTCTTGGCCGCCCCTGCCGCTGTTGGCGGGCAGCCCGCTGCTGGTGCTCGCCGCCGTCGAGACGGCGTTCGGCTTCTCGCTGCGGGCGCGGATCGGGCGCCGCCGGGACGCCCCGCCGGTGGACGCTCTGCTGGCGGCGCGTGCGGTGGCCCTGGCCAAGGCGACCTCGGTGGCGGGCGCGGCCGTGCTGGGCGCCTGGTTGGGCGTCGTGGGGTATCTCGTACCACGGGTGGGCTTCGTGGTCGCCGCAGGCGCCGACATGCAGGCGGCGATGGT
The Actinoalloteichus fjordicus DNA segment above includes these coding regions:
- the folB gene encoding dihydroneopterin aldolase, whose protein sequence is MTDRIVLTGLRVRGRHGVFEHERRDGQEFVVDVTVWIDTARAAQTDDVIDTVDYGLLARRVAEIVGGEPRNLIETVATEAADSVLADARVHAVEVTVHKPEAPIPLDFADVAVTVRRSRRAGRGRAD
- the ftsH gene encoding ATP-dependent zinc metalloprotease FtsH, with the translated sequence MDRKRLLRNPLLWIMAVLLLWLGLSALFDDTRGYEQVTTSTALEQITSGNVREAVLEDREQQLRLTLENPLNGNTQLISQFPAQATDDFTQALIDADIPDDWDTTVTQDSLLFQVLIYLIPLGLLLLLLMWMMNNSQGGGNRVMNFGKSKAKQLNKDMPQTSFSDVAGAQEAVDELYEIKDFLQSPGRYQALGAKIPKGVLLYGPPGTGKTLLARAVAGEAGVPFYSISGSDFVEMFVGVGASRVRDLFEQAKQNAPCIIFVDEIDAVGRQRGAGLGGGHDEREQTLNQLLVEMDGFDSRGGIILIAATNRPDILDPALLRPGRFDRQIPVAAPDMAGRKAILQVHSKGKPLDSDVDLVSLAKRTVGMSGADLANVINEAALLTARQNGQLINGASLEESVDRVIGGPARRSRVVSEKEKKLVAYHEGGHALAAWAMPDLEPVYKLTILPRGRTGGHALVVPEDDKELMTRSEMIGRLVFALGGRSAEELVFHEPTTGASSDIDQATKIARAMVTEYGMSARLGAVKYGKDEGDPFLGRSMGSQPNYSLEAAHEIDKEVRALIEAAHTEAWEILRTYRDVLDDLVRELLDKETLQRRDLERIFAGVEKRPRITAFNDFGGRTPSDKPPIKSPAELAKERGEPWPPLVEEAPTPVGSAAGGGDLPGGPPGSHPEGRLPGDGHSPREGLPPHDAEPPRAYPGEPEPDPATRQHPVPSGAGAQEMNHNGSSNSVGSGPPNYGAPPGWTPATSPSGPPSSWTPSWERQSGPAWERRDESAPSSGPDGTERISRDDLNARPPADDEDRGDGGGR
- the hpt gene encoding hypoxanthine phosphoribosyltransferase; this encodes MYDGDIASVLITEQQIQEKVTELAAELAAEYQREDGSSDLLLVGVLKGAVMFMTDLARALPIPTQLEFMAVSSYGSGTSSSGVVRILKDLDRDITGRDVLIVEDIIDSGLTLSWLLKNLASRSPRSLEVCTLLRKPDAVQVDVPVRFVGYDIPNEFVVGYGLDYAERYRDLPYVGTLEPRVYSG
- a CDS encoding DUF3180 domain-containing protein, yielding MKFTRMRDLAATTIIVGLLINLIVQVSYGSWPPLPLLAGSPLLVLAAVETAFGFSLRARIGRRRDAPPVDALLAARAVALAKATSVAGAAVLGAWLGVVGYLVPRVGFVVAAGADMQAAMVGAVSAAAAVGAGLWLEYCCRTPQDSDDDPRDDWGDDRKNG
- the folP gene encoding dihydropteroate synthase yields the protein MGVLNVTPDSFSDGGRYLDRDEAVAHGITMFHAGADLVDVGGESTRPGADRVPADVERDRVVPVIAELVAAGVPVSIDTTRSAVAEAAVAAGAILVNDVSGGLADDRMAKVVADADVPWVLMHWRGHSRQMQELAVYDDVVVEVRRELSARVDAAVAAGVAESALVLDPGLGFAKTGVHNWQLLGGLGELRSLGLPILIGASRKRFLGAVLADDAGRPRPADGREVAGAVISGLSARAGAWGVRVHDVVNSLDAVKVAAAWTEGSRG
- the folK gene encoding 2-amino-4-hydroxy-6-hydroxymethyldihydropteridine diphosphokinase; protein product: MSRAVLSLGSNLGDRLAMLRLAVTGFGASVQAVSPVYETAPWGVLDQPDFLNAVLIVEDADVDAWGWLRRGQALESEAGRVREIRWGPRTLDVDVVTVDGVRSEDPELLLPHPGTADRASVLVPWHDLEPAAVLPGRGPITALLTKLDTSGVRRVEAGLPGASEVL
- the tilS gene encoding tRNA lysidine(34) synthetase TilS, with amino-acid sequence MTAGTPEPTDSPQAAAVESGPAAATPDPAAAGSAGPPRPGAALDEVRAAVRRLLDRAPEQARLAGVLGVACSGGADSLALAGATVQAARRFGLAVHGLVVDHRLQPDSASVAATAAEQLAALGCAEVSVLDVTVSGAGGPEAAARRARYAALSEARTHPDQLVLLGHTRDDQAETVLLGLGRGSGPRSIAGMRPLDPPWARPLLDCARATTLAACADLGVRPWEDPHNTEARFTRVRLRHEVLPLLEEVLHGGVAGALARTAEQVRDDLAALDDWAERALTQARDECHVDWLTVDSLDPLPAAVRTRVLRSWLRGLGVRDLSAGQLRAVDELVSRWRGQGGVWLPGGLVAARAHGRLALRTPDRRHGGDRLPPPAEPHGPSAAPLE
- the folE gene encoding GTP cyclohydrolase I FolE, which codes for MTDLISEYDTVGQASDSSARPAFDRTRAEAAVRELLLACGEDPDREGLQETPARVARAYQEMFAGLFTDPDAVLDKTFDEGHDELVLVTDIPVYSYCEHHLLPFHGSAHVGYIPNTEGRVTGLSKLARVVDLYARRPQVQERLTSQVADALVRKLNPRGVIVVMEAEHLCMSMRGVRKPGARTTTSAVRGLLRSSPSSRAEALDLIRRH